The Radiobacillus deserti genomic interval AATATTATAAAGGCTATTCTTTCAAAGAAATAGCAGAACTCTTAGAACTTCCACTAGGAACTGCAAAATCTATTTTATATCGAGCGCTTAGTAAGCTTCGACAAAAATTAAAAGGAGTTGAGATGTAATGAGTCACTTAAAAGAGGAGCTCGAACAAATCAAGATACCGAAGGGCTTACACGAACGTGCGAAGCTTGGGGTTCGAAAAGCTAGTTCCGAGATGCCGTATCGTCGTCATTCACCAGCATGGTACAAAAGAGTAGCCATAGCTGCGTTAATAGGTATTTTTTCCATTTCCATTTTGACCTTTACACCAGTTCTTGCAGCTATACAGGAGATGTATGACAAAATCTTTGTAAGTGATCACATTGATGATCAAGGCTTGCAGAAAGTATTAGAAGAAGGATATGGCCAAGCGATTAACAAAACCTATTATGATGAGAAGCATGACATCACAGTAGAGTTCCAGAGTATTCTAACCGATTCAAAAGAAACCAAGCTTTTGCTGACTTATCAAAGTGAAAGTACGGACTTACAAAATTATTCTTTAGACATTTTTGAAGGGAAGAGCTCCGTATTTGTCGTAGATGCGAGTGGTAGGGAAAAGGAACTAAACCATGTGGGCTGGGGTAGTAGATATTATGACAAGAGCGAGAACAAAGTCGTTCAGGCTCTAGCCTTTGATTCTATTGAAAAATTTGAAGGACAAGATATTACGTTAGAGCTGAGAAATATAACTGAGTGGAATGATAGTAATGAGGGGCCGTCATTTATTAAGATTGAAACGACATGGCCATTGAAGCTTAATCTTACGGAATCCTATATAGCGGAACGTGAAACAATTAAACTAAACAAGGAATTTACATTCAAAAATGAAACATACACGATAAAAGAGGTAGAGTACTCGGCATTTGATACCCGTATAGTTGTAACAGGGACGGATACTGGACCATATGTGGATGAAACCGGAGAAAAGTTCGATGTCATGAGTAAATTAGAAAAGCAATATCTAAATGCAAGAAAGATTGAAAAAGGATATGGCTACTCTGTGGATAAATCAAAGTCTGGAGTTTTTCTAAAGGCTGATGGAGAGAAAATAGAGCCGATTTTTAATAAAAATGAACTTCCAGGGCCGTTAGGACAATATGTATTAGTATTTGCACCAGTAGAAAATCATCAAGACACGGTTCTCGAAGTAGGGGAAAATCTTACGGTACCGTTAACGCCATAGAGGGGCTGGGACATAACGAAAAAGATAAGATAAGCCTAAAAGCCGAACAACAGCCTATACTAGCTCCGGAACTATACGTAGACTCCAGTGGGAGACTCACCAGCCGCCCGCGGAAAGCGTCGTATATTTCCGGAGCGGGGTATAGGTATTAATTATAATTGTTCGTTTTTTCATTGCTTACTATGTCTCAACCTCATTTTTATGATTGACGCTTATTTGAACCTCTTACATCATTCTTAGCTAATTTAGTAGCTCCGCCATAATGTAAGTCTTGATCGCGATCAGCTTCTACTTTTCCTTCTTTTCTTAGCTTCTTTTCTTGACGGTCTCTTCCCATTTCTCATACCTCCCATCTTTTCTTTTTTAGTGTTTACTATAACGAAAGAAAATACAATTAAAATCCTGTATGACAGATATTTCCTCTCAGAAATGCGGATCAGAAGAATTGATTAATCTGGTCAAACGAATTAAGATTTAACTAAATATACTGCTTTCATGGGGTATTATTACATGGACTACCGATAAACATGAGTATTGTGCCTACAAACGAACAAAGTTGGTGTAATCGTGATACAAGTTCTTAAGAAATCCTTATTAATTGGTGTAGGATCCATCTCTGTCGCACTTGGAGTGTTAGGGATTTTTCTCCCATTGCTACCAACGACACCTTTTTTGCTGCTTGCAGCATTTTGCTATGTCAGAAGCTCGGATAGACTATACAACTGGTTAATGAATCACAAGCAATTGAACATTTATATCAAGAGCTTTCGTAAAGGGGAAGGAATTCCTCTAAAAGCGAAGATTTTTAGCATTGCTTTTATATGGATTACCATTTTATTTTCAGCCATTGTTGTGCCTTTTCTATGGGTGAAGATCATGCTATTGACAGGTGCTACGGTTTATACCGTATTAGTTTTAAAGCAAAAAACGCTAAAGGAAACTCCAGACGAGATTGTTGCTTCTCAACCTAGTGAAAAAGATCAAACGATGTAGATAAGCGCTATTACAGCGTCTTTATTGCGTTTATCACATCATTTTTCTCTTCTATTAGATAAGTGCCCTCCCGCTTTTTCTTTTCGTTACATATGTTGTGATAAAGAGCTAAGGGGGTGAGAGCATGGGATTTGGTTATGGATACGGATACGGCGGTTATGGCCGCAAATGTAAACCAGTTGCTGGAGCGTATACAGGTGGAAACAATGACTTCATCTTGTTAGTGGTACTGTTCGTTTTACTAGTCATTGTCGGTATAAGTTATTACGGTGGAGAAGATTGCCCACCGGGAACGGTAGCTGAATAATAGCGAAAACAGCCATTCCTAAAGGATGGCTGTTTCTTTATAATTTTCGCTCCATAATAACAGATATTTCTTGAAATCCCATGGCTTCGTACAACTTCTTTGCTTCATTTCCAGCAAATACATTTAATTGTATGTCCTCTAAGCCTCGTTGTTTACAGACGAAGAGTGCTTTCTCCATTAGCTGCTTTCCCCATCCTTGTTTTCGGTAAGAGGGAAAGATATATACCTCGGATATCATGCCTTTCATTTTGTTTGTATAGATGTCAAAAACGTCGCCGAAGATAATCCATCCAGCTATTTTCCCTTGGTTTACTAATACGAGATATACGCTGTTTTCTACAAATTGATCGGACTGTAGATGGGGGGATTCCTTGACGTACCCAGCAGAAAGCTCTGAGACAATTTGATGCCCCATATGTCGGATATAACGGATTTCCGATGGGGATGCTATTTTAATTTGCATACGCACGCCTCCTTACTAAAGCGTATTCGTATGAAATCTAAATGGTACCGAAAATTCCTTTTTCCTTGTGAAATCATTCAAGTTTCTACACATACATTATCCCTTATAAGGAATATTAATTGCTTTCCAACTTTTTTATATAATTACTTTTATTTTTCTTTGAAAAAGAAAGAATCAGGGGAGTTAAGTTTTTGACAAATTTGATAAATTAGTATATATTATCAAATAACCTAACATTCGAAAAAGGGTTATTTTTCCTTCTCATTTATTTTGGCTTTAGCATTTTTTTAATATTTATATATTGATGAAATGAAAAAGCTTTAAACAGATGAGGATGGAAGGTAATGTGATATAGTGCAAGGTGTTAGATTAGATGGACGTATAAGAAGAGCAGGATGTAAACATTTATTTAAGGTAGTTCTTCAAAAAACTTAGTTGAAGTTAGTTGAAGTAAAACCGACAATTCTCAAGATTCAATGATTCACGATCATTGGAATTTTGAAGTTGTCGGTTTTTGTTTTTTAAGTAGATACAATCTACACAATAGTCAGGATAGAGTTCATAAAAGGTTTGACCGTTGACAAAGATATATAAGATATATTTTTTTAAATGTAATGCTGAGGGGAGAATGTTCTGTGTTAATTTCGCTTAGTTCGTCATCATTGTTAGTAGTATTTTTCATATTGCTTATCATATCAGGGCTAAGTGGATTATTATTTTTGCATCCACGAGTACCTTTACGTTATGTCCGCATTCATATTGGAATTGTTGCCTTACCGTCATTGGTTTCATTAGTGCCTCTTTTTGATAAAAGTGTGAATGGGGACGTTGGTCCTTGGCATTTGGATTCCTTAGCTTGGTTGATGGCTTTCTTTGTTCTTTCGATTGGTTTAATCATTCAACGATACTCTGTGCGTTACTTAATGGGGGATCGCTCTTATCGTAAGTATTTTACACTTTTTACATTCATTACAGGTTTCGCTTCCATTACGTGGTTAAGCGGTGACTTGCGACTAATGGTTATATGTTGGGGAGCTACTCTTGCTGGTTTAACCTTACTTATTAGATTAAACCGTGGTTGGTTAGCAGCAAGGGAAGCTGCCAAGGTTTCTGGCCGTTTATTTACATTAAGTTGGTTTTCCCTATTATGTGCAGTGATTTTGATTTTTCAAGTTACAGGCCAATGGCAGTTATCATTAGCTCTAACTGATGAAAGTTTAGCTCAAATTGGTGCGTGGTACAGAACAGGAATCAATTTACTGATTGTATTAGCAGTGTTAATTCCAGCAGCTCAGTGGCCATTCCAAAGGTGGTTAGTTGAGTCGGTTGTCGCTCCAACACCTGTTTCTGCTATCATGCACGCAGGTTTAGTAAATGCAGGAGGAATCATGTTAACTCGGTTTTCACCTCTTTTTAATGGGGATATAGCTTCGATTATTTTGCTTCTTCTTGCAAGTATTTCTGTATTGATTGGATCCGGAATTAGTTTAGTCCAGGTTGATTATAAACGTCAGCTAGTTGGCTCCACGATTGGACAAATGGGTTTTATGCTTATTCAGTGTGCATTAGGAGCGTATGTAGCAGCTATTATTCATTTAATTTTACATGGTTTGTTCAAAGCCACCTTGTTTTTACAGGCTGGTTCGGCAGTACAGCGTTCCCAAGCATTGTCTCGAATTAACGAAAGATCCTCGTATGTATGGATTATGGCCGGTCGGGCTTTAGGATTTCTTGTAGGGGTTGCCTTCTGGTTCAAGGCTGCTGATGAAGGATATCAATTGGTTAGTGCACTTATCTTAGGTTGGTCATTTTCTGTTTCGTGGACACAACTCGTAGCTTTTGGAGAGGGGAGGATTGGTCGTATTGCTGGCTTATCTTGTCTAGGAGGAGCTGCAATCGTTTATTTAATAATTCATTCCTTCTTCTATGAGTGGTTGCATACAAGCGTACATCATAGTGCTCAACTTCCGATGTCAGTTGTCATTATTGTCTTATGTCTCTTATTATTTGGAAGTGCTATAGGTGCGTGGGTTTCTCGTAAACGTTCTTCTGTATCCTTTGCAGTAGTTTACCTTTGGTTAATCCGATTGGGTGAGGCGAAACCAAAGTCAGTAGAAAGTCATCCAAACTACTTAAAACAATATATATCTGAGGGAGGTAAACTACGATGAATGGAACATCCGTATTAACGAAAGAGAGTATAGGGAAGAAAGATAAAACAGTTAACCTTCAAAAAGATGATATTAATAAGTTAGTTGAATCGGCTAGTCAAGTAATTGCACCACTTTGGCCCATTTCTACGTTTGCAGCACGTAACCCGTGGATGGGACTTGAAAACCAATCATTTGATCAGGTTGCAGAGTGGTTAAAGAATAATCGGGATATTGATATTTATCCTAGTGCTTCTATGATCATTTCGGCTAAGAATAAAGGTGAGATTGATGAAGCTTTTCTGGAAATGAGACTACAGCGTTGGCTTGATTCCCATTCCTTTAAAATCCCACGGGACATGATGGAACGATTCTGTCATGCCGCATTAAAGTTGGATCCATTACCTTCAGACCTTCTAGCATCACTGGAACTGGAGGAATTGGCAGAGGGATTTAGTGGGATTCATACAAAAGGTTCTATCATGCAACCAATAAGTTCGCAAATTCAGAATGAGGATGGCGATAGGATAGGGAACATTCTCGATCATCATATTATCAAGTGGTGTAAATTATATCTTGATGATTCCCAGGCGGGTTGGGCAATGCCAAATCGTCAGGAGGGGTTTTATCGTGCGTGGCGTCGTCTCATTCAACACGATCCGATTCTTAGTAAGAAACAGCGAAGTTGCTTCAAAGATTTACCTCAAGAGGCACATCTAGCTCTAAAAGAGGCATTAATCGCATTAGAAATACCGGAGTCAGATTTACAAACATATCTTGAAGGCCATTTACTTTCCTTACCTGGATGGGCAGGGATGATGCTTTGGCGCTCACGACAATCGAACCATGAACATGCACTCCTAACAGAGTATTTAGCTATTCGAATTTCAATGGAGCATGCGTTCATAAAGCCCTATAAACCTCTCCCTAATAGACTTTTGGAGAATAAAGATTCGGTTACTCCTCTTTTAGCATCTTGGATTTATTGGGGAGAGCTGAAAATGGAGCAATGGTCGAGGATGTCAACTATTGAACAAAATGAATATCTAGCATTTGCTTCCACCTTTAATGATAGTCTTCGTAGGAAGCTTTGGTTAGAAGCGTGGGAAGATACACACACTGATCGATTAAGTCAGAAGATTATCTCTAATCACCGTAAGGACAACCAAAAAAAATCTGTACTAGCACAATTAGCTTTCTGCATTGATGTACGATCGGAACCTTTTCGCCGTCAACTTGAAAAAGAAGGCCCGTTCGAAACAATTGGAATTGCAGGCTTCTTTGGTTTACCGATTGCAACTAAAGAGCTCGGGAGTGATCATAGTCATCCTTCCTTGCCGGTTATCCTACAGCCTCGGCACCAAATAAAGGAGACTGCTGATGAGAAAGAATTAGAGACGTATCAGCAACGTAAGCAGGTTGTTAATTCCTTAAGCAATACATTTAAAAAAATGAAACAAAGTGTACTTGCGAGCTTACTTTTACCTGAATTAAGTGGGCCTTTTCTTAGCTTACAAATGGTAGCACGAAGTTTTGTGCCAAGAAGGGCAGATCGGCTTATTCGTAGCCTTCGTGAAGCTTGGGTACGGAAACCTAATACGAAGCTCTCCCTTCATCATGTTCATCATACACAAGCGGAGATATCTGTTGGATTTTCTGAAAAAGAAAAGGTGGATTATGCGCGCGCAGCCTTAAAAATGATGGGGTTGACAGAGAATTTTGCTTCATTAGTCGTTATATGCGGACATAGCAGTCAAAGTACAAACAATCCTTACGCTGCTGCACTTGAGTGTGGTGCCTGTGGTGGAGCAGCGGGTGGATTCAACGCAAGGGTTTTGGCTACTTTATGTAATCTTCCTGAGGTAAGAAAAGAGCTTTCTTCGGAAGGAATTGAAATCCCTGTGGACACCGTTTTTGTAGCGGCAGAACACAATACAACCGTGGATGAATTACAATGGCTTTATGTTCCCGAACTTTCCGAAACAGCACAAGAGGCATTTGATCGTATCGAGGCTATTATGCCGACAGTGAGCCAAAATGCAATTGTCGAGCGTCTTGCTCAGTTACCGAATATCCAATCTAAACTAAAAAATCCAAAGGCAGAGGTACACCGATTTGCTGAAGATTGGAGTGAAATACGTCCGGAATGGGGATTAGCCCGTAATGCTGCTTTCATTATTGGTCAACGGGAATTAACTCAGCATTGTGACTTGGAAGGTAGAGCCTTTCTTCATAATTACGATTGGCGAAAGGATGAAAGCGGGGAACTCCTAGCTAATATCATTGAAGGACCGGGCACAGTGAGCCAATGGATTAATCTGCAATACTATGCTTCAACTGTAGCGCCTCACTATTATGGTAGTGGAAATAAAGCGACGCAAACTGTTACAGCAGGTCTTGGTGTTATGCAGGGAAATGCAAGTGACTTGTTAGCGGGTCTACCGTGGCAATCTGTTATGAAGTCAGATCACGAGGCTTATCATTCTCCACTTCGTCTGCTGATTGTCATTCAAGCACCTAATGAATACGTAGAAAGGTTATTAAATATGGATTCCTCATTAAGAGAAAAAGTTGAAAATGGATGGGCTCGACTTGCTAGTGTAGATCCAGAAGGGCGTTGGAAAAACTGGTACTAGTTAAGCTATATAACCAATAGTTGAGATTCCTACAAGGAATATTATCAAAAACTTCTTTGCCAAGGTATTTTTCTCGTACTTTAGTGATTAGGACAATAAAGATTATCCTTCATATATTGTTTTAAGGTCTAGGCATTTTTAGCCTAGACTTTGTTTGTTCTATATTCAACTAAGATTTCATGGGAATAGATTGAACTCTAGTTAATGTATAGTTAAAAAATAG includes:
- a CDS encoding DUF4179 domain-containing protein, whose amino-acid sequence is MSHLKEELEQIKIPKGLHERAKLGVRKASSEMPYRRHSPAWYKRVAIAALIGIFSISILTFTPVLAAIQEMYDKIFVSDHIDDQGLQKVLEEGYGQAINKTYYDEKHDITVEFQSILTDSKETKLLLTYQSESTDLQNYSLDIFEGKSSVFVVDASGREKELNHVGWGSRYYDKSENKVVQALAFDSIEKFEGQDITLELRNITEWNDSNEGPSFIKIETTWPLKLNLTESYIAERETIKLNKEFTFKNETYTIKEVEYSAFDTRIVVTGTDTGPYVDETGEKFDVMSKLEKQYLNARKIEKGYGYSVDKSKSGVFLKADGEKIEPIFNKNELPGPLGQYVLVFAPVENHQDTVLEVGENLTVPLTP
- a CDS encoding YpzI family protein; translation: MGRDRQEKKLRKEGKVEADRDQDLHYGGATKLAKNDVRGSNKRQS
- a CDS encoding YbaN family protein, with product MIQVLKKSLLIGVGSISVALGVLGIFLPLLPTTPFLLLAAFCYVRSSDRLYNWLMNHKQLNIYIKSFRKGEGIPLKAKIFSIAFIWITILFSAIVVPFLWVKIMLLTGATVYTVLVLKQKTLKETPDEIVASQPSEKDQTM
- a CDS encoding YjcZ family sporulation protein gives rise to the protein MGFGYGYGYGGYGRKCKPVAGAYTGGNNDFILLVVLFVLLVIVGISYYGGEDCPPGTVAE
- a CDS encoding GNAT family N-acetyltransferase produces the protein MQIKIASPSEIRYIRHMGHQIVSELSAGYVKESPHLQSDQFVENSVYLVLVNQGKIAGWIIFGDVFDIYTNKMKGMISEVYIFPSYRKQGWGKQLMEKALFVCKQRGLEDIQLNVFAGNEAKKLYEAMGFQEISVIMERKL
- a CDS encoding NADH dehydrogenase subunit 5, whose amino-acid sequence is MLISLSSSSLLVVFFILLIISGLSGLLFLHPRVPLRYVRIHIGIVALPSLVSLVPLFDKSVNGDVGPWHLDSLAWLMAFFVLSIGLIIQRYSVRYLMGDRSYRKYFTLFTFITGFASITWLSGDLRLMVICWGATLAGLTLLIRLNRGWLAAREAAKVSGRLFTLSWFSLLCAVILIFQVTGQWQLSLALTDESLAQIGAWYRTGINLLIVLAVLIPAAQWPFQRWLVESVVAPTPVSAIMHAGLVNAGGIMLTRFSPLFNGDIASIILLLLASISVLIGSGISLVQVDYKRQLVGSTIGQMGFMLIQCALGAYVAAIIHLILHGLFKATLFLQAGSAVQRSQALSRINERSSYVWIMAGRALGFLVGVAFWFKAADEGYQLVSALILGWSFSVSWTQLVAFGEGRIGRIAGLSCLGGAAIVYLIIHSFFYEWLHTSVHHSAQLPMSVVIIVLCLLLFGSAIGAWVSRKRSSVSFAVVYLWLIRLGEAKPKSVESHPNYLKQYISEGGKLR
- a CDS encoding DUF2309 domain-containing protein, which translates into the protein MNGTSVLTKESIGKKDKTVNLQKDDINKLVESASQVIAPLWPISTFAARNPWMGLENQSFDQVAEWLKNNRDIDIYPSASMIISAKNKGEIDEAFLEMRLQRWLDSHSFKIPRDMMERFCHAALKLDPLPSDLLASLELEELAEGFSGIHTKGSIMQPISSQIQNEDGDRIGNILDHHIIKWCKLYLDDSQAGWAMPNRQEGFYRAWRRLIQHDPILSKKQRSCFKDLPQEAHLALKEALIALEIPESDLQTYLEGHLLSLPGWAGMMLWRSRQSNHEHALLTEYLAIRISMEHAFIKPYKPLPNRLLENKDSVTPLLASWIYWGELKMEQWSRMSTIEQNEYLAFASTFNDSLRRKLWLEAWEDTHTDRLSQKIISNHRKDNQKKSVLAQLAFCIDVRSEPFRRQLEKEGPFETIGIAGFFGLPIATKELGSDHSHPSLPVILQPRHQIKETADEKELETYQQRKQVVNSLSNTFKKMKQSVLASLLLPELSGPFLSLQMVARSFVPRRADRLIRSLREAWVRKPNTKLSLHHVHHTQAEISVGFSEKEKVDYARAALKMMGLTENFASLVVICGHSSQSTNNPYAAALECGACGGAAGGFNARVLATLCNLPEVRKELSSEGIEIPVDTVFVAAEHNTTVDELQWLYVPELSETAQEAFDRIEAIMPTVSQNAIVERLAQLPNIQSKLKNPKAEVHRFAEDWSEIRPEWGLARNAAFIIGQRELTQHCDLEGRAFLHNYDWRKDESGELLANIIEGPGTVSQWINLQYYASTVAPHYYGSGNKATQTVTAGLGVMQGNASDLLAGLPWQSVMKSDHEAYHSPLRLLIVIQAPNEYVERLLNMDSSLREKVENGWARLASVDPEGRWKNWY